A window of Natrinema salifodinae contains these coding sequences:
- the icd gene encoding isocitrate dehydrogenase (NADP(+)), with protein sequence MSYDKIEVPDEGEKITLKEGADDELEVPDNPIIPIIYGDGVGSDVGPAAQKVLDAAAEATGREINWMRVYAGESAREKYDENLPDETVEAIKEHRVAIKGPLTTPVGAGFRSLNVGLRKLLDLYANVRPTYHLDGVPSPVSEPEKMDMVTFRENTEDVYAGIEWEQGSDEVEQVKEFVEEEMGADDVIHDGPVGIGVKPITEFGTKRLVRRAIDYALEHDRDSVTLVHKGNIMKFTEGQFRDWGYEVAEEEYGDEVITEDTLWEERDGEAPDDAVVVNDRIADNMLQQLLTRTENYDIIATMNLNGDYLSDAAGAQIGGLGIAPGANFGDGRLLAEPVHGSAPKYEGQDKVNPTAMILSGRIMLEYLGWDDAADLVRDAVEETISSGKVTYDLERQLDDAEKLATSEYAEEVVDNIENLS encoded by the coding sequence ATGAGCTACGACAAGATCGAGGTTCCCGACGAGGGGGAGAAGATCACGCTGAAAGAGGGTGCCGACGACGAGCTCGAGGTGCCCGACAACCCGATCATCCCGATCATCTACGGTGACGGCGTCGGAAGCGACGTCGGCCCGGCTGCGCAGAAGGTCCTCGACGCCGCCGCGGAGGCGACCGGTCGCGAGATCAACTGGATGCGCGTCTACGCTGGCGAGTCCGCTCGCGAGAAGTACGACGAGAACCTGCCCGACGAGACCGTCGAGGCCATCAAGGAACACCGCGTCGCGATCAAGGGCCCGCTGACGACGCCCGTCGGCGCCGGCTTCCGCTCGCTGAACGTCGGCCTGCGCAAGCTGCTCGACCTCTACGCGAACGTCCGGCCGACCTACCACCTCGACGGCGTTCCGTCGCCCGTCTCCGAGCCGGAGAAGATGGACATGGTCACCTTCCGTGAGAACACGGAGGACGTCTACGCCGGCATCGAGTGGGAGCAGGGCTCCGACGAAGTCGAGCAGGTCAAGGAGTTCGTCGAGGAGGAGATGGGCGCCGACGACGTCATCCACGACGGCCCCGTCGGTATCGGCGTCAAGCCGATCACGGAGTTCGGCACGAAGCGCCTGGTCCGCCGCGCCATCGATTACGCCTTAGAGCACGACCGCGACTCGGTTACGCTGGTCCACAAGGGTAACATCATGAAGTTCACCGAGGGCCAGTTCCGCGACTGGGGCTACGAGGTCGCCGAAGAGGAGTACGGCGACGAGGTCATCACCGAGGACACCCTCTGGGAGGAGCGCGACGGCGAGGCGCCCGACGACGCGGTCGTCGTCAACGACCGCATCGCGGACAACATGCTCCAGCAGCTCCTGACCCGCACCGAGAACTACGACATCATCGCGACGATGAACCTAAACGGGGACTACCTCTCCGACGCCGCCGGCGCCCAGATCGGCGGCCTCGGCATCGCGCCTGGCGCCAACTTCGGCGACGGCCGCCTGCTCGCCGAGCCCGTCCACGGCTCCGCGCCCAAGTACGAGGGCCAGGACAAGGTCAACCCGACTGCCATGATCCTCTCGGGCCGCATCATGCTCGAGTACCTCGGCTGGGACGACGCCGCCGACCTGGTCCGCGACGCCGTCGAGGAGACCATCTCCTCGGGCAAGGTCACCTACGACCTCGAGCGCCAGCTCGACGACGCCGAGAAGCTCGCCACCAGCGAGTACGCCGAGGAAGTCGTCGACAACATCGAGAACCTCTCCTAA
- the hmgA gene encoding hydroxymethylglutaryl-CoA reductase (NADPH) — protein MTDPEDLAERVRDGELRLHELEDHADYDTAAEARRLLVERETGAELDTVGDYAFPAERADPNIENMIGAAQVPMGVVGPVPVDGGAADGDHYLPLATTEGALLASVNRGLSAIRAAGGAEARVTKNGMTRAPVFRVDGVAEAAETVEWVEDNFEALREAAESTTSHGELLDVEPYVVGDSVYLRFAYDTKDAMGMNMATIATGEACEVVEAETPASLVALSGNLCSDKKPAAVNAVEGRGRSVTADVVIPGELVEDRFHTTADAIAEANTRKNLIGSAKAGSLGFNAHAANVVGAAFLATGQDEAQVVEAANTITTMETREPENGGDAENGSADLYASVSLASLEVGTVGGGTKLPTQAEALDVLGLRGGGDPPGSNADALAEIIAVGALAGELSLLGALSSRHLASAHEDLGR, from the coding sequence ATGACAGACCCCGAGGACCTCGCCGAGCGGGTGCGCGACGGCGAGCTTCGCTTGCACGAACTCGAGGACCACGCCGACTACGACACCGCAGCCGAGGCGCGCCGGCTGCTCGTCGAACGCGAGACCGGCGCGGAACTCGATACCGTCGGCGACTACGCGTTCCCTGCCGAGCGAGCGGATCCGAACATCGAGAACATGATCGGCGCCGCGCAGGTGCCGATGGGCGTCGTCGGCCCCGTTCCCGTCGACGGCGGCGCGGCCGACGGCGACCACTACCTCCCGCTCGCGACGACCGAGGGCGCCCTGCTCGCGTCGGTCAACCGCGGCCTCTCGGCGATCCGCGCGGCGGGCGGTGCCGAGGCCCGCGTCACGAAAAACGGGATGACCCGCGCCCCCGTGTTCCGCGTCGACGGCGTCGCCGAGGCCGCCGAGACCGTCGAGTGGGTCGAGGATAATTTCGAGGCGCTCCGGGAAGCTGCGGAATCGACGACCAGCCACGGCGAACTGCTCGACGTCGAGCCGTACGTCGTCGGCGACTCCGTCTACCTGCGCTTCGCCTACGACACCAAGGACGCGATGGGGATGAACATGGCCACCATCGCCACCGGCGAGGCCTGCGAGGTCGTCGAGGCGGAGACCCCTGCCTCGCTGGTCGCGCTCTCGGGCAACCTCTGCTCGGACAAGAAGCCGGCCGCCGTCAACGCCGTCGAGGGCCGGGGCCGCTCCGTGACCGCAGACGTCGTGATCCCGGGCGAACTCGTCGAAGACCGGTTCCACACGACCGCCGACGCAATCGCCGAGGCCAACACCCGCAAGAACCTGATCGGCAGCGCCAAAGCGGGAAGCCTGGGCTTCAACGCCCACGCCGCCAACGTCGTCGGTGCGGCCTTCCTCGCGACCGGCCAGGACGAGGCCCAAGTCGTCGAAGCCGCCAACACCATCACCACGATGGAGACGCGCGAACCCGAAAACGGAGGCGACGCCGAAAACGGCTCGGCCGACCTCTACGCCAGCGTCTCCCTGGCCTCGCTCGAGGTCGGTACCGTCGGCGGCGGCACGAAGCTGCCGACCCAGGCCGAAGCCCTCGACGTTCTCGGACTGCGGGGCGGCGGCGACCCGCCTGGCTCGAACGCGGACGCGCTCGCCGAGATCATCGCCGTCGGCGCGCTCGCCGGCGAACTCTCGCTGCTCGGCGCGCTGTCCTCGCGGCACCTGGCGAGCGCCCACGAGGATCTCGGCCGGTAG
- a CDS encoding amidohydrolase, whose translation MTAAADLLLVNGEVHTLTEPDTVHEAVAIRDGELVRLGKTDEVRFLEGVETDVIDCEGRVVLPGFVDAHTHMEQLGQHLVHADLSDAADATECIERLRDQARPERESASARDQRNREWILGFGYDDSEWADRSTPLTRADLDRVSEERPVVAMRVDLHTASLNSVALERLADDLPDGDLRREGGAERGELTGVAVEDAAEAVRKTVTADRGEMRELLAAASEYAVERGVTGVHDKVRGSVAPRVYRDMAADGDLPLRVRIDYWSDHLDALVEVGLATNDGDGRVRTGAIKSFSDGSLGSRTAKLGEPYADAGGEAGGAGDERGKWVVDPDELDALVERADGEGYQVCVHAIGDEAIEETLSVLESTADPGRARHRIEHAELATDDQIERMAEAGIVASMQPNFHRWADAGGLYDRRLGEARRRRTNRLRRVLDAGVPLAFGSDCMPLDPLLGIHHAVNAPAAAQRLSVTEALRAYTRGAAYAGFDDDRLGALEPGNRADLIALESSPWERPDAIADVDVAMTIVDGEVVFDGRDG comes from the coding sequence ATGACCGCGGCCGCCGACCTCTTGTTGGTCAACGGGGAGGTCCACACCCTCACGGAACCCGACACCGTCCACGAGGCCGTCGCCATCCGCGACGGCGAACTGGTCCGCCTGGGCAAGACCGACGAGGTCCGATTCCTCGAGGGCGTCGAAACGGACGTGATCGACTGTGAGGGACGCGTCGTCCTCCCCGGATTCGTCGACGCACACACTCACATGGAGCAGTTGGGCCAACACCTGGTCCACGCGGATCTCTCGGACGCCGCCGACGCCACCGAGTGCATCGAGCGGCTCCGCGACCAGGCCCGGCCCGAGCGCGAGTCCGCGTCCGCCCGGGACCAGCGAAACCGCGAGTGGATCCTCGGCTTCGGGTACGACGACAGCGAGTGGGCCGACCGATCGACGCCGCTTACGCGTGCGGACCTCGACCGAGTCAGCGAGGAGCGGCCGGTCGTCGCGATGCGGGTCGACTTACACACCGCGTCGCTGAACTCGGTCGCGCTCGAGCGCCTGGCGGACGACCTGCCCGACGGCGACCTCCGGCGCGAGGGCGGAGCCGAGAGGGGAGAGCTGACCGGCGTCGCCGTCGAGGACGCCGCCGAGGCAGTTCGAAAGACCGTCACGGCCGACCGCGGGGAGATGCGCGAGCTCCTCGCAGCGGCGAGCGAATACGCGGTCGAACGCGGCGTCACCGGCGTCCACGATAAGGTACGGGGTTCGGTGGCCCCGCGCGTCTACCGCGACATGGCCGCCGACGGCGACCTCCCGCTGCGCGTGCGGATCGACTACTGGAGCGACCACCTCGACGCGCTCGTCGAGGTCGGCCTGGCGACGAACGACGGCGACGGGCGGGTGCGGACGGGCGCGATCAAGTCCTTCTCGGACGGCAGCCTCGGCAGTCGAACGGCGAAGCTCGGCGAACCGTACGCAGACGCCGGCGGGGAGGCGGGCGGAGCCGGCGACGAGCGCGGAAAGTGGGTCGTCGATCCCGACGAACTCGACGCGCTCGTCGAGCGGGCCGACGGCGAGGGCTATCAGGTCTGCGTCCACGCGATCGGCGACGAGGCGATCGAGGAGACGCTGTCGGTCCTCGAGTCGACCGCCGATCCCGGACGCGCGCGCCACCGGATCGAACACGCGGAGCTGGCGACCGACGACCAGATAGAGCGCATGGCCGAGGCGGGGATCGTCGCGTCGATGCAGCCGAACTTCCACCGCTGGGCCGACGCGGGCGGGCTCTACGACCGGCGGCTCGGCGAGGCCCGCCGCCGGCGAACCAACCGGCTCCGTCGGGTGCTCGACGCCGGCGTCCCCCTCGCCTTCGGCTCGGACTGCATGCCGCTCGATCCCCTGCTCGGAATTCACCACGCGGTGAACGCGCCGGCGGCGGCTCAGCGGCTGTCGGTCACCGAGGCGCTGCGGGCCTACACGCGCGGCGCGGCCTACGCCGGCTTCGACGACGACCGGCTCGGCGCGCTCGAACCCGGAAACCGGGCCGACCTGATCGCGCTCGAGAGCTCCCCGTGGGAGCGGCCGGACGCGATCGCGGACGTCGACGTCGCGATGACGATCGTCGACGGCGAGGTGGTCTTCGACGGACGGGACGGATAG
- a CDS encoding DUF5817 domain-containing protein encodes MYAVVGCSECSHLWIIEGRSETTQCPRCGSRKAYEKRKKFVETDDAAHARDVRASMLANRQGEGEAFAKLDSFAELEDDVADGVVDDAEYLEESGLAVDEVEAAGDRDPRGPARSGSKKEIVKAALDALDEPTEDEVVEYAAERGVEAEYASDALEKLARRGVVSESRGRYRLL; translated from the coding sequence ATGTACGCCGTCGTCGGTTGTAGCGAGTGTTCGCACCTCTGGATCATCGAGGGTCGCTCCGAGACGACCCAGTGTCCCCGCTGTGGCTCGCGCAAAGCCTACGAGAAGCGAAAGAAGTTCGTCGAGACCGACGACGCCGCCCACGCCCGCGACGTCCGCGCGTCGATGCTCGCGAACCGCCAGGGCGAGGGCGAGGCCTTCGCCAAACTGGATTCCTTCGCCGAACTCGAGGACGACGTCGCGGACGGCGTCGTCGACGACGCGGAGTACCTCGAGGAGTCCGGCCTGGCCGTCGACGAAGTCGAAGCGGCCGGCGACCGCGACCCGCGGGGACCCGCCCGTAGCGGCAGCAAAAAGGAAATCGTCAAGGCCGCGCTCGACGCGCTGGACGAGCCGACAGAGGACGAGGTCGTCGAGTACGCCGCCGAGCGCGGGGTCGAGGCCGAGTACGCCAGCGACGCGCTGGAGAAGCTCGCGCGACGTGGCGTCGTCAGCGAGAGCCGTGGGCGGTATCGGTTACTTTGA
- a CDS encoding sulfite exporter TauE/SafE family protein produces the protein MVATELLLALTALSFLGGVIVATIGPGGILIVAGLYLLTPLSSAEVAGTSSATFTVGAVLGSAVYARSGEIDWPIAGVVSAAAAVGTWFGVQANAFLSRRLYGLILAAMLAVVGCNIVYREWRNLEPRVELGRAGSDLLAFVGIGLVIGVFGGLLGIGGAALSAPALVLVGVPMLVTIAITQLVVVVTALFTALNYLRLDAVVAGLFVPLTAAYLGGVGVGWWLAHRIDAGRLKLALGVVLLGLALSLVV, from the coding sequence GTGGTCGCCACCGAACTCCTGCTCGCCCTTACCGCGCTGTCGTTCCTGGGCGGCGTGATCGTCGCCACGATCGGCCCCGGCGGAATCCTCATCGTTGCCGGGCTGTACCTTCTGACGCCGCTCTCGAGCGCCGAGGTTGCGGGCACCTCGAGCGCGACCTTCACCGTCGGCGCGGTCCTCGGGAGTGCAGTTTACGCGCGGTCGGGCGAGATCGACTGGCCGATTGCGGGCGTCGTCAGCGCCGCGGCCGCCGTCGGCACCTGGTTCGGCGTGCAGGCCAACGCATTCCTCTCACGACGGCTCTACGGCCTGATTCTGGCGGCGATGCTCGCGGTCGTCGGCTGCAACATCGTCTATCGGGAGTGGCGAAACCTCGAGCCGCGGGTCGAACTCGGACGCGCCGGAAGCGATCTCCTGGCGTTCGTAGGAATCGGCCTGGTGATCGGCGTGTTCGGCGGCCTCCTCGGGATCGGCGGCGCGGCGCTGTCGGCCCCGGCGCTCGTCCTGGTCGGCGTGCCGATGCTCGTAACGATTGCCATCACCCAACTCGTCGTGGTCGTCACCGCGCTGTTTACGGCGCTGAACTATCTGCGTCTCGACGCCGTCGTCGCCGGATTGTTCGTCCCACTCACGGCCGCGTACCTCGGCGGCGTCGGGGTGGGCTGGTGGCTCGCACACCGGATCGACGCCGGCCGATTGAAACTCGCGCTCGGCGTCGTCCTGCTCGGCCTGGCGCTCTCGTTAGTCGTCTGA
- a CDS encoding isoaspartyl peptidase/L-asparaginase, which translates to MQVLVHGGAGSDPDDPTTRRDRLETAADAGAEESYPVDAVETAVRVLESDPLFNAGVGSAVQSNGEIRSDAGLMTSDRAVGAACSMPGVEHAVSVARLVMTETPHGFVSGDHAVELAEAYGIETEVDLWTDRTREKWADLDVPTGDRADELAWVRDRFGRTDPGGREGDAENGDDAERADEVDARSEAIDDPGRDHDTVGAVAFDGDRLAAATSTGGRWLALAGRVGDVPQVGAGFYCSPAAAVSATGAGEDIARTTLARRAARHVERGRDAETAATLAIEEFAELTGSTAGVIVLDARGTLGSAYNSAAMQTARSEKPSSRPPSETRDR; encoded by the coding sequence ATGCAGGTGCTCGTTCACGGCGGTGCCGGCAGCGACCCCGACGATCCGACGACCAGGCGCGACCGACTCGAGACGGCGGCCGACGCGGGCGCGGAGGAATCGTACCCGGTCGACGCGGTGGAGACGGCGGTCCGCGTCCTCGAATCGGACCCGCTGTTCAACGCCGGCGTCGGCAGTGCGGTCCAGAGCAACGGCGAAATCCGGTCCGACGCGGGGCTCATGACCAGCGACCGGGCGGTCGGCGCCGCCTGTTCGATGCCGGGTGTCGAACACGCGGTCAGCGTGGCCAGGCTCGTCATGACGGAGACGCCCCACGGCTTCGTCTCGGGGGACCACGCGGTCGAGTTGGCCGAGGCTTACGGGATCGAGACCGAGGTCGACCTCTGGACGGACCGGACGCGCGAGAAATGGGCCGATCTCGACGTCCCGACCGGCGACCGCGCGGACGAACTCGCGTGGGTTCGCGATCGGTTCGGGCGCACGGATCCCGGCGGCCGCGAGGGGGACGCGGAGAATGGAGACGACGCGGAGCGAGCCGACGAGGTGGACGCGCGGAGCGAAGCGATCGACGACCCCGGGCGCGACCACGACACCGTCGGCGCGGTCGCGTTCGACGGCGATCGCCTGGCGGCGGCGACATCGACCGGCGGTCGCTGGCTCGCGCTCGCCGGCCGGGTCGGCGACGTGCCGCAGGTCGGAGCCGGCTTCTACTGCTCGCCCGCCGCCGCGGTCAGCGCCACGGGCGCCGGCGAGGACATCGCGCGCACGACGCTGGCGCGGCGGGCCGCCCGGCACGTCGAGCGGGGACGCGACGCCGAAACGGCGGCGACGCTCGCGATCGAGGAATTCGCGGAACTCACCGGGTCGACCGCCGGCGTGATCGTTCTCGACGCGCGCGGAACCCTCGGCTCGGCGTACAACAGCGCCGCCATGCAGACCGCGCGGAGCGAAAAGCCGTCGTCGCGACCGCCGTCCGAGACCCGAGACCGGTGA
- a CDS encoding cupin domain-containing protein, which produces MERVSLTDRDPSEAADGVHLALLAGTDAMNVQHFEIEPDAVVEEHSHPHDQTGYICEGELTFLVEGEETVCGPGDSYAIPGEQPHAAENRGDETVRGVDIFSPPREDPDWRDD; this is translated from the coding sequence ATGGAACGCGTTTCCCTGACCGACCGCGACCCGTCGGAGGCCGCCGACGGCGTTCACCTGGCGCTGCTGGCCGGCACCGACGCGATGAACGTCCAGCACTTCGAAATCGAACCCGACGCGGTGGTCGAAGAGCACAGCCATCCCCACGACCAGACGGGCTACATCTGCGAGGGCGAGTTGACCTTCCTCGTCGAGGGGGAGGAGACCGTCTGCGGGCCGGGCGACTCCTACGCGATCCCGGGCGAACAGCCCCACGCGGCCGAGAACCGCGGCGACGAGACGGTCCGCGGGGTCGACATCTTCAGCCCGCCGCGGGAAGATCCGGACTGGCGAGACGACTAG
- a CDS encoding GNAT family N-acetyltransferase — protein sequence MEESADAVEIDVRVADDDPARDDAFGVRQAVFVEEQGVDEDEEYDEHDATAVHFVAYDGAEPVGAARLREYEDGVGKAERVAVRKSHRERGVGRALMLALEERAGVEGFESIKLHAQTRAAGFYRSLGYERRGEEFEEAGIPHVEMRKSLA from the coding sequence ATGGAGGAATCTGCAGACGCAGTTGAGATCGACGTCCGCGTCGCCGACGACGATCCGGCGCGCGACGACGCCTTTGGAGTCCGCCAGGCGGTCTTCGTCGAGGAGCAAGGCGTCGACGAGGACGAGGAGTACGACGAACACGATGCGACGGCCGTCCACTTCGTCGCCTACGACGGCGCCGAGCCGGTCGGCGCGGCCAGGCTCCGCGAGTACGAGGACGGGGTCGGGAAGGCCGAACGCGTCGCCGTCCGCAAGTCGCATCGCGAGCGGGGCGTGGGCCGCGCGCTGATGCTGGCTCTCGAGGAGCGGGCCGGCGTCGAGGGATTCGAGAGCATCAAACTCCACGCGCAGACCCGCGCCGCTGGATTCTACCGTTCCCTCGGCTACGAACGCCGAGGGGAGGAGTTCGAGGAGGCGGGGATTCCCCACGTCGAGATGCGAAAATCGCTCGCGTGA
- a CDS encoding NRAMP family divalent metal transporter has translation MATERRSVILGGIGTYLERLGPTWLASAIAAGPATMASLLVAGASFGYALLWVVVLSAVLGTVGQYLAMRLGLLTEAGIVSVAERHLGSGWAWVLVVDAVVAAGLAQLVIMKTLAEVSATIVASTGVGAATATDPRLWGVAWAVILALGLAGGGYRFAELGAKLLVSVVVCAFVAAAFVVPIDSAAAARGLAPAIPAGVDGALVAAGVLGGAVHITLLTMQSYTMRARGWTAHDADVATVDVVTSMIAAFGIFSLSVFLVAASVLPAAGVDPATIDGIQAARTLGPVAGDYATWLFLGGLLGAAVSTLGGNTIVPPYLLADKLGWERSTDDVRYRAVIAAVALASALGAFLEGTFFQLLVLTLAFGLVGTPFAIAVILFLLNDPDVVPETNSVPANVGGLVLFAVAVVLAGEFVQDELATVTEPVSAFVVAFAAAMALAIVGLGGRYVRDCVGGR, from the coding sequence ATGGCAACCGAGCGACGATCGGTGATTCTCGGCGGTATCGGAACGTATCTGGAGCGACTGGGGCCGACCTGGCTCGCCAGCGCGATCGCGGCGGGCCCGGCGACCATGGCCTCGCTGCTGGTCGCGGGCGCGAGCTTCGGCTACGCGTTGCTGTGGGTCGTCGTGCTGTCGGCCGTGCTGGGAACGGTCGGTCAGTACCTCGCGATGCGGCTGGGACTGCTCACCGAAGCGGGGATCGTGTCGGTCGCGGAACGCCACCTCGGCTCGGGTTGGGCCTGGGTGCTCGTCGTCGACGCCGTGGTGGCCGCGGGCCTGGCCCAACTCGTCATCATGAAGACGCTGGCCGAGGTCAGCGCGACGATCGTCGCCAGTACGGGCGTCGGCGCCGCGACGGCGACCGATCCGCGCCTTTGGGGCGTGGCGTGGGCGGTGATCCTCGCCCTGGGACTGGCGGGCGGCGGCTACCGATTCGCCGAACTCGGCGCCAAGCTCCTCGTTTCGGTCGTCGTCTGCGCGTTCGTCGCCGCCGCGTTCGTCGTGCCGATCGATTCCGCCGCGGCCGCGCGCGGCCTGGCGCCCGCGATCCCGGCCGGCGTCGACGGGGCGCTGGTCGCCGCGGGTGTCCTCGGCGGGGCGGTCCACATCACGCTGTTGACGATGCAGAGCTACACGATGCGCGCCCGCGGCTGGACCGCACACGACGCCGACGTCGCGACCGTCGACGTCGTGACTTCGATGATCGCCGCGTTCGGGATATTCAGTCTCTCGGTCTTTCTCGTCGCGGCGAGCGTCCTCCCAGCTGCGGGCGTCGATCCGGCGACGATCGACGGGATACAGGCCGCACGGACGCTCGGCCCCGTCGCCGGCGACTACGCCACCTGGCTGTTCCTCGGTGGCCTTCTGGGTGCGGCGGTGTCGACCCTCGGCGGGAACACGATCGTGCCGCCGTACCTGCTCGCCGACAAACTCGGCTGGGAACGGTCCACCGACGACGTCCGCTACCGAGCCGTGATCGCCGCCGTCGCGCTCGCGTCGGCGCTCGGGGCCTTCCTCGAGGGGACGTTTTTCCAGTTGCTCGTGCTCACGCTGGCGTTCGGGCTCGTCGGTACGCCCTTCGCCATCGCGGTGATCCTCTTCCTGCTGAACGATCCCGACGTCGTTCCGGAGACGAACTCGGTACCGGCGAACGTCGGCGGACTCGTCCTCTTCGCCGTCGCGGTCGTCCTCGCGGGCGAGTTCGTTCAGGACGAACTCGCGACGGTCACCGAACCGGTCTCGGCGTTCGTCGTCGCCTTCGCCGCGGCGATGGCGCTCGCGATCGTCGGGCTGGGCGGCAGGTACGTCCGGGATTGCGTCGGCGGTCGCTGA
- a CDS encoding DMT family transporter, translating into MDSYVLLSGAILSELVGTTALKLSEGFSRPLPSLVVLLGYGGAFYLLSLTLEELPVGIVYATWAALGIVGVAAIGVVVFDERPDAAAVAGLGLILAGVYCLNVVSDVSAH; encoded by the coding sequence ATGGACTCGTACGTGCTCCTCAGCGGCGCGATCCTTTCGGAGCTCGTCGGAACGACGGCGCTGAAACTCTCCGAGGGATTCTCGCGCCCGCTCCCGAGCCTGGTCGTCCTGCTCGGCTACGGCGGCGCCTTCTACCTGCTTTCGCTGACCCTCGAGGAGTTGCCGGTCGGCATCGTCTACGCGACGTGGGCCGCGCTCGGCATCGTCGGCGTCGCGGCGATCGGCGTGGTCGTGTTCGACGAACGGCCCGATGCCGCGGCCGTCGCCGGGTTGGGACTCATCCTCGCGGGCGTCTACTGTCTCAACGTCGTCTCTGACGTCTCCGCGCATTGA